From the Neoarius graeffei isolate fNeoGra1 chromosome 1, fNeoGra1.pri, whole genome shotgun sequence genome, one window contains:
- the LOC132884242 gene encoding carbamoyl-phosphate synthase [ammonia], mitochondrial-like gives MGTPARSTQTLAVTCSLENLKTVLMNLTSASVQTNNVGTKQADTVYFLAITPQLVTEVVKAESPDGILLSIGRQMALNCGVVLFQIGVLQQYGVKVLGTPVESIIATEDRQLFADKLKEIDERIVPSVAVESGAVNEAQFGMPPHYLQPLPEVCPYYLQALSEVCP, from the exons GAGAACCTGAAGACGGTGCTGATGAACCTGACCAGTGCCTCGGTGCAGACTAACAATGTGGGAACCAAGCAGGCAGACACCGTCTACTTCTTGGCCATAACACCCCAATTGGTGACGGAGGTGGTCAAAGCTGAGAGTCCGGATGGCATCCTGCTCTCCATCGGCAGACAAATGGCACTCAACTGTG GAGTGGTGCTGTTTCAGATTGGCGTGCTGCAGCAGTACGGTGTAAAGGTTTTGGGCACACCTGTAGAGTCCATCATCGCCACAGAGGACAGACAGCTGTTTGCTGACAAGCTGAAGGAGATCGATGAGAGGATCGTCCCCAGTGTGGCTGTGGAGTCA GGTGCTGTAAATGAAGCACAGTTTGGAATGCCTCCTCACTATCTTCAGCCTCTTCCTGAGGTGTGTCCCTATTATCTTCAGGCTCTTTCTGAAGTGTGCCCCTGA